The proteins below come from a single Chryseobacterium bernardetii genomic window:
- a CDS encoding class I SAM-dependent methyltransferase has product MNPENNYIEINRKSWNSRTEAHINSEFYDVDGFLKGNSSLNDIELSLLGDLKGKSILHLQCHFGQDTISLTRLGADVTGIDLSDKAIESAKKLAHDTNSNAHFICSDIYDLPNHLNRQFDIVFTSYGTIGWLPDLDRWAKVISHFLKPGGKFIFVEFHPVVWMFDDNFETVGYRYFNSGAIVETVNGTYADRNADITESTVTWNHGLSEVMNSLIKNGLEINSLDEFDYSPYNCFNRTVEFEPKKYRIAHLEDKIPMVYSVMATKKNH; this is encoded by the coding sequence ATGAACCCCGAAAATAACTATATAGAAATTAACAGAAAATCCTGGAACAGCAGGACGGAGGCCCATATTAATTCCGAATTTTATGATGTTGACGGATTTTTGAAAGGAAACAGCTCCTTAAACGATATTGAGCTTAGCCTGTTAGGAGACTTAAAAGGTAAATCTATTTTGCATTTACAATGCCATTTCGGGCAGGACACCATTTCACTTACCAGACTTGGTGCAGATGTTACCGGTATTGATTTATCTGATAAAGCAATAGAAAGCGCCAAAAAACTGGCCCATGATACCAATTCAAATGCCCACTTTATCTGTAGTGATATCTACGATCTTCCTAATCACCTGAACAGACAGTTTGATATTGTTTTTACAAGCTACGGAACTATTGGCTGGTTACCGGACCTGGACAGATGGGCAAAAGTTATTTCACATTTCCTAAAACCTGGCGGAAAGTTTATATTTGTTGAATTCCATCCTGTAGTATGGATGTTTGATGACAATTTTGAAACTGTAGGATACAGATATTTTAATTCTGGGGCTATTGTTGAAACTGTAAATGGGACTTACGCTGACAGAAACGCAGACATCACTGAATCTACTGTTACATGGAACCACGGATTAAGTGAAGTAATGAACAGCCTTATCAAAAACGGACTTGAAATTAACAGCCTTGATGAATTTGATTATTCTCCTTATAACTGTTTCAACAGAACTGTTGAATTTGAACCTAAAAAATACAGAATAGCACATTTGGAAGATAAAATTCCTATGGTTTATTCCGTGATGGCTACCAAGAAGAATCATTAA
- the yaaA gene encoding peroxide stress protein YaaA translates to MKIVTSPAKLMNVEYSTDLLKSTTPKFIEEAAIIQTYLKEKSPKYLSELMEISSKLADENWERNQKWKSKPTAKESAPAMFAFTGEVYRGLDAKTLDKAAVDYLQKNYRILSGLYGLLKPSDKVMLYRLEMGRPFEFDQYKNLYEFWKEKITEQLNTEMKKGEILLHLASNEYGKVIDRKKLNHKVIDFDFYELKDGKLKTIVVYTKHARGLVVRFCAETNAQTLDDVKAFNYEGYRINEEKSTDTKLVFTR, encoded by the coding sequence ATGAAAATTGTAACCTCACCTGCCAAATTAATGAACGTAGAATATTCAACAGACCTGTTGAAATCCACTACACCCAAATTCATTGAAGAGGCAGCTATTATACAAACTTATTTAAAAGAAAAATCCCCAAAATATCTTTCCGAACTTATGGAAATATCATCTAAACTGGCTGATGAGAATTGGGAAAGAAATCAAAAATGGAAATCAAAACCTACAGCTAAAGAGTCAGCTCCTGCCATGTTTGCTTTTACTGGAGAGGTATACAGAGGATTGGATGCCAAAACCCTTGATAAAGCGGCGGTAGACTATCTTCAGAAAAACTACAGAATTCTTTCCGGATTATACGGACTTCTGAAGCCTTCTGATAAGGTTATGCTTTACAGACTCGAAATGGGACGCCCTTTTGAGTTCGATCAGTACAAAAATTTATACGAGTTCTGGAAAGAAAAGATTACCGAACAGCTGAACACTGAAATGAAAAAAGGAGAAATCCTTCTTCATTTGGCCAGCAATGAATACGGAAAGGTTATCGACAGAAAAAAACTGAATCATAAAGTGATTGATTTCGACTTTTATGAACTGAAAGATGGTAAACTGAAGACCATTGTGGTTTATACCAAACATGCAAGAGGCCTTGTAGTAAGATTCTGTGCAGAAACCAATGCTCAGACTTTGGATGATGTAAAGGCATTCAACTATGAAGGATACAGAATTAATGAAGAAAAATCAACAGATACAAAACTGGTTTTCACAAGATAA
- a CDS encoding CPBP family intramembrane glutamic endopeptidase → MGLNGKYSLGILLTFVLLGIVMLYVFPVISMITWAKSVTGNTFSVSRIAIWAVLLITFLYSLFIEKGSFLLKTEKNYSIAFNIKAVIVLYLICIFGGAVLNGLIQFLIHKEDSNKILQFTSLFKNNYFLIIFTCFTAGAVEELLMRGYIKPRIEKIYNSPLAGILASAALFGILHSTYGTIGQVVVPFFIGVVFALFYKKYSNIKILIVCHFMVDFITLMAMNFIDFKHLSVF, encoded by the coding sequence ATGGGGCTTAATGGAAAATATTCTTTAGGAATTCTGCTCACATTTGTGCTTTTAGGCATCGTGATGCTGTATGTTTTTCCGGTTATCAGTATGATTACATGGGCAAAGTCTGTTACGGGAAATACATTTTCTGTCAGCAGAATTGCCATATGGGCCGTTTTACTCATCACATTTCTATACAGCCTTTTTATAGAGAAAGGTTCTTTTTTACTTAAAACGGAAAAGAATTACTCTATTGCCTTCAATATAAAAGCGGTAATTGTTTTATACCTTATCTGCATCTTCGGAGGAGCTGTTTTGAATGGATTGATCCAATTTTTAATCCACAAAGAGGACAGTAATAAGATCCTGCAGTTCACTTCCCTTTTTAAAAATAATTATTTTTTAATTATTTTTACCTGCTTTACGGCCGGTGCTGTAGAGGAGCTTCTGATGCGGGGATATATAAAGCCCAGGATAGAAAAAATATACAACAGTCCGCTTGCCGGGATTTTAGCCTCTGCTGCTTTATTCGGAATTCTGCACAGCACTTACGGAACCATCGGTCAGGTTGTAGTACCTTTTTTTATTGGAGTTGTTTTTGCTCTGTTTTATAAAAAATATTCAAACATTAAAATTCTTATTGTCTGTCATTTTATGGTAGACTTTATCACGCTCATGGCTATGAATTTTATTGATTTTAAACATTTATCAGTATTTTAA
- a CDS encoding L-type lectin family protein: MIKSKSIGRYKRFLLTFPLVAFAQNMQAQNEQGTGYPYFVNFTQGLQPQEAYKVATSGVQNDATFTTDGLRLTRSVNNISGGVILADKIFKSDQGIKFEFEFAIYGGNINGGDGISIFLVDGSIPKEQLNLGYFGGGLGYTFVRGGESTEGLRGAYLGIGLDEFGNFKTTFKQTERVRNGIFGVTLADGRSNVSLRGKRGSQYLSSAEPGGYNGYPLLYSVATNASPASSNRSAYLDTTTGKYIGIKNTSLQQFSIESGGTTIPQNENDARFRKAYVTLIPNPAGGYNITLEIQHGNVKEKVIDNYYYPTSLKYTETTISNTTVRTLDTSAPSTFRIGFAASTGAAKNIHLLKNLGVTRPYAAEVTDDLFAGCPGIKSTYYPLLNDAAYSSAGGQNPPTLSYDNLDFNSFRFLDSNGAVIPNITGGAYTNSQGTWTYSFTTGALSFRPAPGFTGVAQIQYDIKGGGRNGTESPYNLEEYRSLPALVQVTVSSTNNCSKACVISNRNVTQTIIR, from the coding sequence ATGATAAAAAGTAAATCAATTGGGCGATACAAAAGGTTTCTGCTTACCTTTCCCCTGGTTGCTTTCGCCCAAAATATGCAGGCGCAGAATGAGCAGGGTACCGGATATCCGTATTTTGTCAACTTCACCCAGGGACTGCAGCCACAGGAAGCTTATAAAGTAGCAACAAGCGGTGTTCAGAATGACGCTACCTTTACCACAGACGGATTACGGCTTACCCGTAGTGTAAATAATATTTCAGGAGGTGTTATTCTTGCCGATAAGATATTCAAAAGTGATCAGGGAATTAAATTCGAATTTGAGTTCGCTATTTATGGAGGAAATATCAACGGAGGAGACGGTATTTCTATATTCCTTGTAGATGGATCTATTCCCAAAGAACAGCTTAATCTGGGATATTTTGGAGGTGGATTAGGATATACTTTTGTACGGGGAGGTGAATCTACAGAAGGACTGAGAGGAGCCTATCTGGGAATTGGTCTGGATGAATTCGGGAATTTCAAAACAACTTTTAAACAGACTGAAAGGGTCAGAAATGGAATCTTCGGAGTTACATTAGCCGATGGGCGAAGCAATGTTTCTTTAAGAGGTAAACGCGGAAGCCAATACCTGTCATCAGCCGAGCCTGGGGGCTATAACGGTTATCCCTTGCTTTACAGTGTGGCAACCAATGCTTCCCCGGCCAGCAGTAACAGATCTGCTTATCTGGATACTACAACAGGAAAATATATTGGCATCAAAAATACAAGTCTTCAGCAATTCAGTATTGAAAGTGGCGGAACTACGATTCCTCAAAATGAAAATGATGCAAGATTCCGTAAAGCTTATGTTACTTTGATTCCCAATCCTGCCGGCGGTTACAATATAACCCTGGAAATACAGCACGGAAATGTGAAAGAAAAAGTGATTGACAATTATTATTATCCAACTTCTCTGAAATATACGGAGACAACCATCTCCAATACCACAGTAAGAACGCTGGACACATCAGCACCTTCTACTTTCAGAATTGGGTTTGCTGCTTCCACAGGAGCTGCTAAAAACATACACTTATTGAAAAACTTAGGAGTTACAAGACCTTACGCTGCTGAAGTGACGGATGACCTGTTTGCGGGTTGCCCTGGGATTAAGTCAACGTATTACCCTTTACTTAATGATGCCGCTTATTCTTCAGCAGGTGGCCAAAACCCTCCAACACTTTCATATGATAATCTGGATTTTAATTCATTCCGGTTTTTGGATAGTAATGGAGCTGTGATTCCGAATATAACCGGTGGAGCTTATACCAACAGCCAGGGAACATGGACTTATTCATTTACTACCGGAGCGCTTTCTTTCAGGCCTGCGCCTGGTTTTACGGGAGTTGCCCAAATACAGTATGATATTAAAGGCGGCGGACGTAATGGTACCGAATCTCCTTATAATTTGGAAGAATACAGATCATTGCCTGCACTGGTTCAGGTTACGGTTTCAAGTACAAATAACTGTAGCAAAGCCTGCGTTATTTCGAATAGAAATGTTACCCAGACCATAATAAGATAA
- the prmC gene encoding peptide chain release factor N(5)-glutamine methyltransferase: protein MTISAFKKYFKAELSDLYTESESAFLISLFIQKIAGFNSFEQRRFSEQELLKDDEQELRSMVSELKTGKPYQQIIGETEFYGMTFLVDEHVLIPRPETEELLEIAIREIQNSGNKDSELKILDVGTGSGVIPLVLKKHFPEAAITSIDFSEKALETAKRNADYHQLDVKFIHADYLNTQLTEEYDVIISNPPYIGIEEETEIEYYVKGFEPTMALFSPTSDALIFYRKIAEDSREHLKKNGLLFLEINQKLGSETLELYQHFTNAQLLKDLSENDRFIYGKK from the coding sequence ATGACAATATCAGCATTTAAAAAATATTTCAAAGCAGAACTTTCCGACCTGTATACCGAGTCGGAAAGCGCTTTTTTAATTTCCCTTTTTATTCAGAAAATTGCAGGTTTTAATTCTTTTGAGCAAAGAAGATTTTCTGAACAGGAACTTCTGAAAGATGATGAGCAAGAGCTTCGTTCCATGGTCTCCGAATTAAAAACCGGGAAACCTTATCAGCAGATTATTGGAGAAACAGAGTTTTATGGAATGACTTTTCTTGTGGATGAGCATGTTTTGATCCCGCGCCCTGAAACGGAAGAACTTCTGGAAATAGCAATTCGGGAAATACAAAACTCAGGAAATAAAGATTCGGAACTAAAGATCCTTGATGTGGGTACAGGAAGCGGAGTAATCCCTTTGGTTTTGAAGAAACATTTTCCGGAAGCGGCAATAACATCAATAGATTTTTCTGAAAAGGCGCTGGAAACCGCAAAACGGAATGCAGATTATCACCAGCTTGATGTTAAGTTTATTCATGCAGATTATCTGAATACCCAACTTACTGAAGAATATGACGTTATTATTTCGAATCCACCTTATATAGGAATTGAGGAAGAAACAGAAATTGAATATTACGTAAAAGGATTTGAGCCTACAATGGCTCTCTTCTCTCCTACTTCTGATGCTTTGATCTTTTACAGAAAGATTGCAGAGGATTCCAGAGAACATCTGAAAAAAAATGGTCTTTTGTTTTTAGAGATCAACCAAAAACTTGGATCTGAAACACTGGAATTGTATCAACATTTCACCAACGCACAGTTATTAAAAGACTTATCTGAAAATGACCGGTTTATTTATGGGAAAAAATAA
- a CDS encoding SDR family NAD(P)-dependent oxidoreductase: protein MDTKESYAVVTGASQGLGKAFAENLARKKINVVLVSLPDQNLKELSRKLEEIYQIKAYCYEVDLSVNENVMKLTEWLNSSFNIHILINNAGLGGTKRFTEATPDYINTILQVNVTATSLITHQLLPNLLKQPNAYILNVSSMAAFSPIGFKTVYPASKSFIHSFSRGLREELKDTNVFVSVVNPGAMKTNADVCRRIEKQGFWGRLTLLNPDKVAARCIRQLFKKDSVIMVNPISWLVMKILPIWIKLPLMTQAIKREIKA, encoded by the coding sequence ATGGATACCAAAGAATCATATGCCGTGGTTACGGGAGCAAGCCAGGGACTTGGAAAAGCCTTTGCCGAAAACCTGGCCAGGAAAAAGATCAATGTTGTTCTGGTAAGTCTCCCGGATCAAAACTTAAAAGAACTTTCCCGGAAACTCGAAGAAATATACCAGATAAAAGCTTATTGTTATGAAGTAGACCTCTCTGTTAATGAAAATGTAATGAAGCTTACGGAATGGCTTAATTCATCTTTTAATATCCATATCCTGATTAACAATGCAGGCCTTGGAGGGACAAAGAGGTTTACAGAGGCAACTCCGGACTATATCAACACTATTTTGCAGGTTAACGTAACTGCTACATCACTTATTACCCATCAATTGCTCCCCAATCTTTTAAAACAGCCTAATGCTTATATCTTAAATGTTTCAAGTATGGCAGCATTCTCCCCAATAGGTTTTAAGACGGTATATCCTGCTTCCAAAAGTTTCATCCATTCTTTTTCAAGAGGATTGCGTGAAGAATTAAAAGACACGAATGTTTTTGTAAGCGTAGTGAATCCTGGTGCTATGAAAACCAATGCAGACGTATGCAGAAGAATAGAAAAGCAAGGCTTCTGGGGCAGGCTGACACTTTTAAATCCGGATAAAGTAGCAGCCCGGTGTATTCGGCAGTTATTTAAAAAAGATTCCGTAATTATGGTCAATCCAATAAGCTGGCTGGTGATGAAGATTCTTCCCATATGGATAAAGCTTCCCCTGATGACCCAAGCCATAAAAAGAGAGATCAAAGCATGA
- a CDS encoding IS1595 family transposase, with protein sequence MFNTNIKSVFELTQTFSTEQDCIDYLEILKWNKLPVSPFDENSKVYKCKNNQYRCKNTGKYFNVKTGTMFENSKVSLRKWFMAIWLVTSHKKGISSIQLGKDIGVRQATAWFMLQRIRACFGIENNNELEGIVECDETFIGGKNKNRHKDKKVPHSQGRSFKDKVPVMGMLQRDGKMNAYVVDDTKRKSIQPLICRYVNPEKTILISDEWWAYKGLDKYYTHNVIDHSKKEYVSLQDNNIHTNNIEGSWNILKRSVSGMYNHVSKKHLQKYVDEFVYRFNLRKVTDQEKFRYLLSNSNVRTKYKELCH encoded by the coding sequence ATGTTTAACACCAACATAAAATCAGTATTTGAATTAACTCAAACCTTTTCAACAGAACAGGATTGTATTGATTATTTGGAGATATTGAAATGGAACAAACTTCCTGTAAGTCCTTTTGATGAAAATTCAAAAGTATATAAGTGTAAGAATAATCAATATAGATGCAAGAATACAGGCAAGTATTTTAATGTTAAGACAGGAACAATGTTTGAGAATTCTAAAGTTAGTCTTCGTAAATGGTTCATGGCTATTTGGCTTGTTACGTCCCACAAGAAAGGGATTAGTTCTATACAGTTAGGAAAAGATATTGGAGTGAGACAAGCAACAGCATGGTTCATGTTACAAAGAATTAGAGCATGTTTTGGTATTGAGAATAATAATGAGCTTGAAGGTATTGTAGAATGTGATGAAACTTTTATTGGTGGTAAGAACAAGAACCGTCACAAAGACAAGAAGGTTCCACACTCACAAGGACGAAGTTTTAAAGACAAAGTTCCTGTAATGGGAATGTTGCAAAGAGATGGTAAAATGAATGCATATGTTGTAGATGATACAAAAAGAAAAAGCATTCAACCTTTGATTTGCAGATATGTAAATCCTGAAAAAACAATATTAATAAGTGATGAATGGTGGGCTTATAAAGGCTTAGATAAATATTATACTCATAATGTAATCGACCATTCTAAAAAAGAGTATGTAAGTTTGCAGGACAATAATATACACACAAATAACATAGAAGGAAGTTGGAACATACTGAAAAGAAGTGTTTCAGGAATGTACAATCACGTTTCAAAAAAGCATCTTCAAAAATATGTTGATGAATTTGTGTATAGATTTAACCTGAGAAAGGTCACAGACCAAGAAAAATTCAGATATTTGTTGTCAAATTCAAATGTCCGAACTAAGTATAAAGAATTATGTCATTAG
- a CDS encoding NAD-dependent epimerase/dehydratase family protein: MKKVFVTGATGLLGTNVIIKLLQSGYSVTALVRQKSKYLGEKNENLKLIEGSLASDLSPYLANIDCFIHIAAETSQNLICYDDYKKINSDMTLNLFSQAESCGIRRFLFVSSANTIGYGDREQPGDERKLQKYPFTDSFYAQSKLEAENYLLMNCKNTEIVILNPTFMIGAYDTKPSSGKLIFWAWKKKLVFYPKGGKNFVDVQDAASGILSAVQNGRAGEKYLLANENLSYREFFKKVNRITDQNPIMIAIPNWVLNFLGLMGDGLRKLKIKTNLSTCNMKALQINNYYSHQKSVEELGIQYHPVDKAVEDAIRYFIKNNKY; the protein is encoded by the coding sequence ATGAAAAAAGTTTTTGTAACCGGAGCTACAGGGCTTCTGGGAACCAATGTTATCATTAAACTATTACAAAGTGGTTATTCTGTTACTGCTCTGGTGCGCCAGAAAAGCAAATATCTGGGTGAAAAAAATGAAAATCTGAAGCTGATTGAAGGCAGCCTTGCTTCTGATCTTTCACCATACCTTGCAAACATTGATTGCTTTATTCATATAGCTGCAGAAACAAGTCAGAACCTGATCTGTTATGATGACTATAAAAAAATAAATTCTGATATGACCCTGAATCTTTTTTCCCAGGCTGAATCCTGCGGAATAAGACGGTTTCTGTTTGTAAGTTCAGCCAATACCATTGGATATGGAGACAGAGAACAGCCGGGAGATGAAAGGAAACTTCAGAAATATCCTTTTACAGATTCTTTTTACGCACAAAGTAAACTGGAAGCTGAAAATTATCTTTTAATGAACTGTAAAAATACAGAGATCGTTATTCTGAATCCTACTTTTATGATCGGGGCTTATGATACAAAACCGAGTTCGGGGAAGCTGATCTTCTGGGCCTGGAAAAAGAAACTGGTATTTTACCCTAAGGGAGGAAAGAATTTTGTAGATGTGCAAGATGCAGCCAGTGGAATATTAAGTGCTGTTCAAAACGGAAGAGCCGGAGAAAAATACCTTTTAGCCAATGAAAACTTAAGCTACAGGGAATTTTTCAAGAAAGTAAACCGTATTACAGATCAAAATCCCATCATGATAGCCATTCCTAATTGGGTTTTAAATTTCCTTGGATTGATGGGGGATGGTTTAAGAAAATTAAAGATAAAAACAAACCTCAGTACCTGCAATATGAAAGCACTTCAGATCAATAACTATTATTCTCATCAGAAGTCAGTAGAAGAGCTTGGGATTCAATATCATCCTGTTGATAAGGCTGTAGAGGATGCTATCCGGTATTTTATTAAAAACAATAAATATTAA
- a CDS encoding L-threonylcarbamoyladenylate synthase, translating to MAKILKIYPDNPQENLVNEVIKTLNNGGLIIYPSDTIYALGCNIFDIKAMEKLAQLKKIKLEKSKFSIICNDLSHLSDFTRPIDTSVFRFLKSHLPGPFTFILEANKNLPLAYKGHKTIGIRVPDHPIPQLIVEKLGHPIASTSIRDDDEIIEYSTDPELIAEKYDHLVDIVIDSGYGDNVASTIVDLTSGEPEVIRQGKGMI from the coding sequence ATGGCAAAGATATTAAAAATTTACCCCGACAACCCACAGGAAAACCTTGTGAATGAAGTTATTAAAACATTGAACAATGGTGGATTGATTATTTATCCTTCAGATACAATTTATGCGCTTGGCTGTAATATTTTTGATATAAAAGCCATGGAGAAGCTGGCTCAATTGAAAAAGATAAAGCTCGAAAAGTCAAAATTCTCTATCATCTGTAATGATCTGAGCCATCTTTCCGATTTTACGAGACCCATTGATACTTCAGTTTTCAGATTCCTGAAAAGTCATCTTCCAGGACCGTTTACATTTATCCTTGAGGCTAACAAAAACTTACCTTTAGCCTATAAAGGTCATAAAACAATCGGTATCCGTGTTCCGGATCACCCAATTCCACAGCTTATTGTTGAAAAACTGGGACACCCTATTGCCTCAACTTCCATCAGAGATGATGATGAAATTATAGAATACTCTACAGACCCTGAACTGATTGCTGAAAAATATGATCATCTGGTAGACATTGTTATTGATTCCGGGTACGGAGATAATGTAGCATCAACTATTGTGGACCTTACTTCCGGAGAACCTGAAGTGATCCGTCAGGGAAAAGGAATGATTTAG
- a CDS encoding helix-turn-helix domain-containing protein yields MNTSEFNSFIVILIYGSLVLLSLFNIANPLKVNRKANFWFGIFLFLWSTFWLDEILFLITGSPIEFHSLFPVRIVQYLTPVFFYFSVLFYTNPSFRFKITDLKFLLLPTAFVICLILARLGYTSPFEPLSIILILFQALFYTLLSYITIRKHQRKIQQFSSNTEGINLNWLEYIILVILAVNIIYVVYNLFYDPKSLNFFINTIFLLVVYCVGYYSLKQQEIYPLEEKQREELISIQNDSDSGEVKRKLISDDELTRIKAQLENIMEIQKPYLDSELNLIKLAEMLSVSTHHLSYVINTGFQKNFFQYVNEFRVEYAKLLLKDSDSKLSILGIAYESGFNSKTSFNTTFKKVTGQTPSGFKK; encoded by the coding sequence ATGAACACATCAGAATTCAACAGTTTCATCGTGATACTTATCTATGGTTCATTGGTTTTGCTTTCTCTGTTCAATATTGCTAATCCTTTAAAAGTTAACCGGAAAGCCAATTTCTGGTTTGGAATCTTCCTCTTTCTCTGGTCCACATTCTGGTTAGACGAAATTCTTTTTCTCATTACCGGTTCACCTATCGAGTTTCATTCCTTATTTCCTGTCCGCATTGTACAATATCTTACACCTGTCTTTTTTTATTTCAGCGTATTGTTTTATACCAATCCCTCTTTCAGGTTTAAAATAACAGATCTAAAGTTTCTGTTATTGCCGACAGCATTTGTGATATGCCTTATTTTGGCAAGGTTAGGCTATACCAGCCCTTTTGAACCTTTGAGCATTATCCTTATTCTGTTTCAGGCATTGTTCTATACCTTACTTTCTTATATTACTATCAGAAAGCACCAGCGAAAGATACAGCAGTTTTCTTCCAACACAGAAGGCATTAATTTGAACTGGCTGGAATATATTATCCTGGTCATTCTTGCCGTGAACATTATCTATGTAGTGTATAATCTGTTCTATGATCCAAAATCTCTAAATTTTTTCATCAACACCATATTTCTCCTGGTGGTTTATTGTGTTGGGTATTATTCTTTAAAACAACAAGAGATTTATCCGCTCGAAGAAAAACAGCGTGAAGAATTAATTTCCATTCAGAATGATTCAGATTCCGGTGAAGTAAAGCGAAAGCTTATTTCCGATGATGAGCTTACAAGAATCAAAGCTCAGCTTGAAAACATTATGGAAATCCAGAAACCTTATTTAGACAGCGAGTTAAACCTTATTAAACTTGCAGAAATGCTTTCCGTTTCTACCCACCATTTATCGTATGTTATCAATACCGGTTTTCAAAAGAACTTTTTCCAGTATGTAAATGAATTCAGGGTGGAATATGCCAAACTGCTTCTTAAGGATTCCGATAGTAAACTATCCATTCTGGGAATAGCTTATGAATCCGGCTTCAATTCCAAGACTTCCTTCAATACTACTTTTAAAAAAGTGACCGGACAAACCCCTTCCGGGTTCAAAAAATAA
- a CDS encoding DUF4180 domain-containing protein, translating into MVIKPHNAGNIKIAEVTSDQIIIQSAEDGLDLMGNIYYQGFDKVIVYEKNITPGFFDLKTKIAGEILQKFSNYRIGLAILGDFKKYESKSMKDFIFESNKTRHINFVETLEEALINFSK; encoded by the coding sequence ATGGTCATTAAGCCACACAATGCCGGAAATATAAAAATTGCTGAAGTTACTTCAGATCAGATCATCATACAATCTGCAGAAGATGGACTGGATCTTATGGGAAACATTTATTATCAGGGATTTGATAAAGTAATTGTCTATGAAAAAAATATCACTCCCGGTTTCTTTGATCTGAAAACCAAAATTGCCGGAGAAATTCTGCAAAAATTTTCCAACTACCGTATCGGGTTGGCAATTCTTGGAGATTTCAAAAAGTATGAAAGTAAAAGTATGAAAGATTTTATTTTTGAAAGTAATAAAACCAGACATATCAATTTTGTAGAAACGCTGGAGGAAGCATTGATCAATTTTTCAAAATAA
- a CDS encoding Ada metal-binding domain-containing protein translates to MQLHSQLSDDELRKKLRKQEICLGGNKNLKIYGLLNCKSGKRMKKENRVFFTDESEALQNGYRPCGHCMKESYRQWKLQYPLLQKQK, encoded by the coding sequence ATGCAACTACATTCACAACTCTCAGATGATGAACTAAGAAAAAAATTACGAAAGCAGGAAATTTGCTTGGGTGGAAATAAAAACCTGAAAATCTATGGATTACTTAACTGTAAGTCAGGAAAAAGGATGAAAAAAGAAAACAGGGTTTTCTTTACTGATGAATCTGAAGCTTTACAAAATGGATATCGCCCCTGTGGTCATTGTATGAAAGAAAGCTACAGACAGTGGAAATTACAGTATCCGCTTCTTCAAAAGCAAAAATAA